A single genomic interval of Rhododendron vialii isolate Sample 1 chromosome 3a, ASM3025357v1 harbors:
- the LOC131319972 gene encoding uncharacterized protein LOC131319972, whose product MEQQEAKGATEKKEREKEFICKRCKQNYTTSSNNPTSCRFHPSFFVCRRHDDQKRYYELRPEDPPYAAKFYDCCGAEDPNASGCSTSIHVSYDEE is encoded by the exons ATGGAACAACAGGAAGCCAAAGGGGCGacggagaagaaagagagagagaaggaattcATATGCAAGAGATGCAAACAGAACTATACTACGTCGTCTAACAACCCTACCTCCTGCCGCTTTCATCCTTCCTTCTTCGTGTGCCGTCGTCACGATGATCAGAAGAG GTACTATGAGTTGAGACCTGAAGATCCTCCCTACGCTGCCAAATTCTACGATTGCTGCGGGGCAGAGGACCCGAATGCATCTGGCTGCAGTACCAGTATCCATGTTTCATACGACGAGGAGTAA